One part of the Haliaeetus albicilla chromosome 27, bHalAlb1.1, whole genome shotgun sequence genome encodes these proteins:
- the LOC104317407 gene encoding leukotriene C4 synthase-like, translating to MRNQIDLLATVTVLGVLEQAYFVLQVIYARRKYKISPPMTTGHPEFERIFRAQVNCSEYFPIFISLLWVAGIFFHQGAAAACGLLYLYTRFKYFQGYTVAAQGRLGPLYASTWLLWALLGLAVAGLLAHFLLSPSSAWMAALARPLQLLGAW from the exons ATGAGAAATCAGATAGACCTGCTGGCCACTGTCACGGTTTTGGGAGTCCTGGAGCAAG cCTATTTTGTGCTGCAGGTGATATATGCCCGGCGAAAGTACAAGATCTCCCCTCCCATGACAACCGGTCACCCTGAATTTGAGCGGATCTTCAGAGCTCA GGTGAATTGCTCAGAGTACTTCCCGATCTTCATCTCGCTCCTCTGGGTTGCTGGAATCTTCTTCCATCAAG GTGCGGCTGCTGCGTGTGGGCTGCTCTACCTCTACACCCGCTTCAAGTACTTCCAGGGATACACCGTGGCTGCGCAGGGACG GTTGGGGCCGCTGTACGCCAGCACCTGGCTACTCTGGGCGCTGCTGGGGCTAGCGGTGGCCGGGCTCCTGGCCCATTTCTTGCTGTCCCCCTCCTCTGCATGGATGGCAGCGCTGGCGCGGCCCCTCCAGCTGCTCGGCGCCTGGTGA